Proteins co-encoded in one Leptospira inadai serovar Lyme str. 10 genomic window:
- a CDS encoding RNA polymerase sigma factor, with protein sequence MRDFTVLVTEAAKGQETAFTELFSRFEKYVQIEAGKRIRDESKAEDLTQEVFLETWRVLPNLRAPEAFPFLLRRLVLKHSDRILRRKDLVSAEFKPETTMARAKSDRDEEAWRKEVLQALEELPKEERELLNLRYFGELSYEEISERTGIAGGNLKNRLRRSRELLRRNLLTKSDRRDWLDVLHGPMAIAS encoded by the coding sequence ATGCGCGATTTTACAGTACTAGTCACCGAAGCCGCCAAAGGCCAAGAAACCGCCTTTACCGAATTGTTTTCCCGATTCGAAAAATATGTCCAGATCGAAGCCGGGAAGCGAATTCGGGACGAATCCAAGGCGGAGGACCTCACACAGGAAGTTTTCTTGGAAACGTGGAGGGTGTTACCGAACCTTCGTGCGCCCGAAGCCTTTCCTTTTTTATTGCGTAGGCTCGTTTTGAAACATTCCGACCGTATTCTTAGGCGAAAGGATCTGGTTTCGGCGGAGTTCAAACCCGAGACCACGATGGCGAGAGCCAAATCGGATCGAGACGAAGAAGCCTGGCGAAAGGAGGTATTACAGGCATTGGAAGAACTTCCGAAGGAAGAGCGGGAATTGCTCAACTTACGATATTTCGGCGAACTAAGTTATGAAGAAATCTCCGAGAGAACCGGAATCGCCGGCGGCAATCTTAAAAATCGTCTAAGAAGAAGCCGCGAATTACTCCGACGAAATCTATTAACAAAATCCGATCGAAGAGATTGGTTGGATGTCCTTCACGGGCCGATGGCAATCGCATCCTAA
- a CDS encoding ClpP family protease produces the protein MESPVLPDLMLPGIRLDENNLKERKIFLWGQVDDASAKYVIDRLLYLSSEDPRKDITLIINSPGGANTSGMAILDTMNLISNDIRTICMGFAGSFGALLLLSGTKGKRYAYPHSRIMLHQPHVPGRFEAQATDIGIFASMVEKEKKEINRIIAEGTGQPLEIIERDTDRDFWLSAEEAVTYGAIDSVLQTWNSSESSP, from the coding sequence ATGGAATCACCCGTATTACCCGATTTAATGCTCCCCGGAATCCGTCTGGATGAGAATAACCTAAAGGAAAGAAAAATTTTTCTTTGGGGACAGGTCGATGATGCTTCCGCCAAGTATGTGATCGATCGACTTTTATATCTGTCTTCGGAAGATCCAAGGAAAGATATCACGTTAATCATAAATAGTCCCGGCGGAGCTAATACTTCGGGAATGGCGATTTTAGATACGATGAATTTAATCTCCAACGATATACGAACTATTTGTATGGGCTTTGCCGGGAGTTTCGGCGCATTGTTGCTGCTTTCGGGTACCAAAGGCAAACGATACGCTTATCCGCATAGTAGAATCATGTTACACCAACCGCACGTTCCCGGGCGATTCGAAGCACAAGCCACCGATATCGGTATTTTTGCATCGATGGTGGAAAAGGAGAAAAAAGAAATCAATCGGATCATTGCGGAAGGAACCGGACAACCTTTGGAAATCATCGAAAGAGATACCGATCGGGATTTTTGGCTATCGGCGGAAGAAGCGGTGACCTATGGAGCTATCGACTCCGTCCTTCAAACATGGAATTCATCGGAATCATCTCCATAG
- the galK gene encoding galactokinase, giving the protein MSNYSFEALTSVLNSFTPISIESEFRFFSAPARINIIGEHVDYAGGIVLPAAIDFRVHAAVRKNGTDVYRLYSLDFQASKIVKELEYDEELTWANYIVGVVSEAKKRGLSVPGFDLSFGGNIPQGAGLSSSAAVEVVTCYALSELFGWGLPLKEIALLSQAAENKFVGVNCGIMDQLIITVAEKESCISLNTQTLEYEFHPLELRNYEFYLIDSKKKHSLKESGYNERRAEVESATEKIGRLHPELSNLYNAEEKWLEAAGLTLSEKKRALHVIGEKERTNNVIRNLISGSISEIGSELFACNDSLSRLFQVSSPETDFIVDWLKSQKVIGARMIGGGFGGCVLVLDLIGRSDSLFSRLNPAYHLKFGHSAEIYHFRISDGVREDR; this is encoded by the coding sequence ATGTCCAATTATTCGTTCGAAGCGTTAACCTCCGTCCTAAATTCTTTTACTCCAATTTCGATCGAGAGTGAATTTCGTTTCTTTTCGGCGCCGGCGAGAATCAATATTATCGGAGAGCATGTCGACTATGCCGGCGGAATCGTACTGCCGGCGGCCATAGATTTCCGCGTCCATGCTGCGGTCAGAAAAAACGGCACCGATGTATATCGCTTGTATTCTCTCGATTTTCAAGCTTCCAAAATCGTCAAAGAATTAGAATACGACGAGGAACTCACTTGGGCAAACTACATAGTAGGAGTCGTCTCCGAAGCTAAAAAAAGAGGGCTATCAGTGCCGGGTTTCGATCTTTCTTTCGGAGGAAATATTCCGCAAGGCGCCGGATTATCCTCTTCCGCAGCCGTAGAAGTCGTCACCTGCTATGCGCTCTCCGAGCTTTTCGGGTGGGGTCTTCCTCTCAAAGAAATCGCTTTGCTAAGTCAAGCGGCGGAAAATAAGTTTGTGGGTGTAAATTGCGGAATTATGGACCAGCTGATCATCACGGTCGCGGAAAAAGAAAGCTGTATTTCGCTCAACACGCAAACTCTAGAGTATGAATTCCATCCGTTAGAATTACGGAATTATGAATTCTATTTGATCGATTCCAAAAAAAAACATAGCTTAAAGGAAAGCGGATATAACGAACGTAGGGCGGAAGTCGAATCGGCGACGGAAAAAATCGGACGATTGCATCCGGAATTATCCAACCTTTATAATGCGGAAGAAAAATGGTTGGAAGCCGCGGGATTGACTCTTTCGGAGAAGAAAAGGGCCCTCCACGTGATCGGCGAGAAGGAAAGAACGAATAACGTTATTCGAAATTTAATTTCAGGAAGCATTTCGGAAATAGGGTCCGAACTGTTTGCCTGCAACGATTCTCTTTCCCGATTGTTTCAAGTCAGCTCTCCCGAAACCGACTTTATCGTGGATTGGCTTAAATCGCAAAAAGTGATCGGCGCAAGAATGATCGGAGGCGGATTCGGGGGATGTGTGCTCGTTTTAGACCTTATCGGAAGATCCGATTCTCTTTTTTCCCGATTAAACCCTGCCTATCATCTAAAATTCGGCCACTCGGCGGAAATCTATCATTTCCGAATTTCGGACGGAGTGCGTGAAGATCGTTGA
- a CDS encoding glucose-6-phosphate isomerase, producing the protein MTFALELKDRFASEFLEANEREALLRESGVALENLISGKGKGREFLGWVHLPRTIRSESIQRISSEAERIRRQSDTIVLVGIGGSYLGARAVIDASKPYFSKSKLGSPEIVYAGHHLDSRYHAELLKYLETREFSINVISKSGTTTEPALAFRLLWDLTKKKYGDRAKQRIIATTDSSKGALRKMSEALGFTTFVIPDDVGGRYSVLTPVGLFPIAAAGIDIGAFVNGFQEASNRLLTSTNPEENLSCRYAALRNCLYRSGRTIEVLSSFTPSLRTFTEWWKQLYGESEGKDGKGIFPAGVNLTTDLHSMGQYLQEGERRLFETFLHPLTVKEDITIPADKDDLDGLNFLAAKPMSEVNRQAILGTLTAHSEGNVPCIELCFPDTNPENLGSLMYFFELACGISGTLLNVNPFDQPGVEAYKRNMFALLGKSGFENLREILKSKGI; encoded by the coding sequence ATGACCTTTGCACTCGAATTAAAAGATCGGTTTGCCTCCGAATTTCTAGAGGCAAACGAAAGAGAAGCGCTGTTGAGAGAGTCAGGCGTCGCTCTAGAAAATTTAATCTCCGGAAAGGGAAAAGGGCGAGAATTTTTAGGTTGGGTTCATCTGCCTCGGACGATTCGATCCGAATCGATCCAGAGAATTTCTTCCGAAGCCGAACGAATTCGAAGACAATCGGATACGATCGTTCTAGTGGGAATAGGCGGATCGTATCTGGGAGCAAGAGCCGTTATCGACGCATCCAAACCGTATTTTTCGAAATCGAAACTAGGTTCTCCCGAAATCGTTTATGCCGGCCATCATCTAGATAGCCGGTATCACGCCGAACTCTTAAAGTATCTCGAAACGAGGGAGTTTTCGATCAACGTGATTTCTAAATCCGGAACCACTACGGAACCCGCTCTTGCTTTCCGACTCCTATGGGACTTGACTAAAAAAAAATACGGGGACAGGGCAAAACAACGAATTATCGCTACGACGGATTCTTCAAAAGGCGCCTTACGAAAAATGTCGGAGGCTCTGGGGTTTACTACCTTTGTCATTCCCGACGACGTGGGAGGAAGATATTCGGTTTTGACTCCGGTAGGATTATTCCCGATTGCGGCAGCGGGAATAGACATAGGTGCTTTCGTAAACGGATTTCAGGAAGCTTCGAATCGATTACTTACAAGTACCAATCCGGAAGAAAATCTTTCCTGCAGATATGCAGCACTCAGAAATTGTCTCTATCGATCCGGGAGAACCATCGAGGTTCTGTCCAGTTTTACTCCTTCCCTAAGAACGTTCACCGAGTGGTGGAAGCAATTATACGGAGAGAGCGAAGGAAAGGACGGGAAAGGAATTTTTCCCGCCGGAGTAAATCTTACGACCGATTTGCATTCGATGGGTCAATATCTGCAGGAAGGAGAGCGTCGACTCTTCGAAACTTTCTTACATCCACTAACCGTTAAAGAAGATATAACCATACCCGCGGACAAGGATGACTTGGACGGTCTTAATTTTCTCGCGGCGAAGCCGATGTCCGAAGTCAATCGCCAAGCGATACTCGGAACCTTAACTGCACATTCGGAGGGAAACGTTCCTTGTATCGAGTTATGTTTTCCCGACACAAACCCGGAAAATCTAGGAAGTTTAATGTATTTCTTCGAATTGGCCTGCGGCATTTCCGGAACTTTGTTGAATGTCAATCCTTTCGATCAACCCGGTGTAGAAGCTTACAAACGAAATATGTTTGCTCTTTTGGGCAAATCAGGTTTCGAAAACCTTCGGGAAATCTTAAAGAGCAAAGGCATTTAA
- a CDS encoding nucleotidyltransferase family protein: MNRDQVIESIRKNILTIQSYGIDSIGIFGSVARNENTHNSDLDVLVSFRDGELNLDSYMDLKFYLENLFSCKVDLVTVSSIKPYFKERILQEVVYAA, encoded by the coding sequence ATGAATCGAGACCAGGTAATTGAGAGTATTCGTAAGAACATACTGACTATCCAGTCGTATGGGATAGATTCGATCGGCATTTTTGGATCCGTTGCAAGAAACGAGAATACTCATAATAGTGATTTAGATGTCCTTGTAAGCTTTCGCGATGGTGAACTTAATTTAGATTCGTATATGGATTTAAAGTTTTATTTAGAAAATTTATTTAGCTGTAAAGTTGATTTAGTTACGGTATCGAGTATAAAACCATATTTTAAAGAGCGAATATTACAAGAAGTTGTATATGCAGCGTGA
- a CDS encoding serine hydrolase domain-containing protein, which translates to MDVRISLIAVSTLIACEFFSCASAAPVRPKEGIRGNSAFVRDTALYKLRERMKSEGIVGLGITIVDGERTLISAGLGKASSENEVSENTIFKVGSLSKIFTGIAVLQLAENGKIVLDDPAEKYIPELKGLSSRFPDAKPFTIRQLLTHHSGLPSDIFEDWKLSDHSYEKYPYNELPPLLQGIHLTRKPDTAFAYSNLGFSILGIIVERASGYRFEDYMKTYIFGPAGMKNTSFYDDLPENEKASGYAGGFWKSEMKVPKIRDLAAGSLSTTPSDMGSFIKALFTKNKYGNKLLTNRSFNEFYAKQNKRIERDLDFEIGLPLWRLMDDKNNLVFAGHGGDLPPFSSYFLLDPERETGIFIVSNTLTSGSTGLEDLAIDLLSLASEAKSGKTISLPEKTKLRKTPNKDELLSWKKWEGYYASPHGLHKLEIGNKNPNLNLFSFNISLHPLQDGDFVPKLPRLFGLFESANDSLEQFRISFHEFSGQPALAFSTIRIPRGGVLGIAEKVEPYALPTEWEDRLNLYKPECMDQGDILEKVQFEYDSESGFILMHLFLKLPWGNTEEIFPVKPMDRNSVIILGHGRNLGDTLTFGEDEKGEILYYSGHKMRRIRITSSDSYNRTKTKTGCPANVPLTNLLKNLHVLKQKQKE; encoded by the coding sequence ATGGATGTTCGAATATCGTTAATCGCAGTTTCAACCCTGATCGCTTGCGAATTTTTTTCCTGCGCGAGTGCGGCTCCCGTACGACCTAAGGAGGGAATCCGGGGAAATTCCGCATTCGTTCGGGATACCGCACTCTACAAATTGCGAGAACGAATGAAATCGGAGGGAATCGTAGGATTAGGGATTACTATCGTCGACGGCGAAAGGACCCTAATCAGTGCAGGATTAGGAAAGGCATCCTCCGAAAACGAAGTCTCCGAAAATACGATTTTTAAAGTGGGTTCCCTCTCCAAAATATTTACAGGGATCGCGGTTTTGCAATTAGCGGAGAACGGAAAAATAGTGTTGGATGATCCCGCGGAAAAGTATATTCCCGAACTCAAAGGGCTATCCTCCAGATTTCCCGACGCAAAACCGTTTACGATTCGGCAACTTTTAACGCATCACTCCGGTTTACCTTCGGATATTTTCGAGGATTGGAAGTTATCCGATCATTCATACGAGAAATATCCCTACAACGAACTCCCGCCCCTATTGCAGGGAATTCACTTAACGCGAAAACCGGATACCGCATTCGCTTATAGTAATTTAGGATTTTCTATATTAGGTATTATCGTAGAACGTGCAAGCGGTTATCGTTTCGAAGATTATATGAAGACATACATATTCGGGCCAGCCGGCATGAAGAACACCAGTTTTTACGACGACCTTCCCGAGAACGAAAAGGCCAGCGGGTATGCCGGTGGATTTTGGAAATCGGAAATGAAAGTTCCGAAAATTCGCGATCTCGCGGCGGGATCTCTTTCCACGACACCTAGCGATATGGGTTCGTTTATTAAGGCGTTATTTACGAAAAATAAATACGGGAACAAGCTCCTGACTAACAGAAGCTTTAACGAATTCTACGCTAAGCAAAACAAAAGGATAGAAAGGGATTTAGACTTCGAGATAGGATTGCCTCTATGGAGATTGATGGACGATAAAAACAATCTAGTTTTTGCCGGGCATGGAGGAGATTTACCTCCTTTTTCCTCCTACTTTCTATTGGATCCGGAAAGGGAAACCGGGATCTTTATAGTTTCCAATACTTTAACGTCCGGATCCACGGGATTAGAGGATCTCGCGATCGACTTGTTATCTCTTGCATCCGAAGCGAAGTCGGGAAAAACGATATCTTTACCGGAAAAAACCAAATTGCGGAAAACTCCGAATAAAGACGAACTTCTATCCTGGAAAAAATGGGAAGGATACTATGCATCCCCGCACGGGTTGCACAAACTTGAAATCGGAAATAAAAATCCGAATTTAAACCTGTTCTCTTTCAACATTTCACTGCATCCCCTCCAGGACGGAGATTTCGTTCCGAAACTACCGAGACTGTTCGGCCTCTTCGAATCGGCAAACGATAGCCTCGAACAGTTCAGAATTTCGTTTCACGAATTTTCAGGGCAACCTGCTTTGGCATTCTCTACGATTCGAATCCCGAGAGGAGGAGTCTTGGGAATTGCGGAGAAAGTAGAGCCGTACGCTCTCCCGACCGAATGGGAAGATCGATTGAATCTGTATAAGCCCGAATGTATGGACCAAGGCGATATATTAGAAAAAGTGCAATTCGAATACGACAGCGAGTCCGGATTCATTCTAATGCATTTATTCCTAAAATTGCCATGGGGAAACACCGAGGAAATATTCCCGGTCAAACCCATGGACAGGAACTCGGTGATAATTCTGGGGCACGGTAGAAATCTAGGAGATACTTTGACGTTCGGCGAGGATGAAAAAGGGGAAATACTATATTATTCCGGTCATAAAATGCGGCGAATCAGAATCACCAGCTCGGATTCGTATAATCGCACAAAAACCAAAACAGGCTGTCCGGCGAATGTGCCTTTAACGAATCTCCTAAAGAATCTGCATGTCTTAAAGCAAAAACAAAAGGAGTGA
- a CDS encoding CopG family antitoxin, with translation MKKEYDFSKSKKNPYLKKLKKPITIRVDIDTIGYFKGLADQTGIPYQNLINLYLAECASKHKKIDLSWK, from the coding sequence ATGAAAAAGGAATATGACTTTTCAAAATCCAAAAAAAATCCTTATTTAAAAAAATTGAAAAAACCAATTACCATCAGGGTTGATATCGATACAATAGGATATTTCAAAGGATTAGCAGATCAAACAGGTATTCCGTATCAGAATCTAATTAATTTATACTTAGCTGAATGCGCTTCTAAACATAAAAAAATTGATCTTTCCTGGAAATAA
- a CDS encoding B12-binding domain-containing radical SAM protein: MSKLKLVQLPVPPPTAFAATGNVPLAAGCLAVSARVNGLEKKGLSVEVLDPLITDQEGDSRLADRIAKDEPEFVGFSLYLWNSERSLHLAREVKARSPNTKILIGGPEVNSDNPFILAETGYDIAMSGEAEHTFSYLLEALLKKEDPRSLPNIALRKEDGRMGEFSPEENASFPLTSYPSPYLEGFVPVDPARSTYLETVRGCRSQCTYCFYPKSSNVLRTLDIPETVKLLKNLKDRGAKELVFLDPTFNHRPGFEEFLDAIIDVNFDRQMSMFGELRSEGITEKIADKLALAGFDRIELGMQSINKETLKRVKRYGTPEKVAEAAKMLADRGIELLLDLIIGLPGDSPEDVLNGIEFFYEHGLGEWVQVFPLSVLPGTVMRRDAQREGLIYLPKPPYRVIRTPNFSAEDLSSTLFMSEDRLDRRLDETPRPFLANYDPNFDDVFCFSPEKKSDEGISDLARPGARHVSIWWKSRNLEATKTEFLSKLKQRLQIDPFTVTDLILYPGQPFSIKLINEIIMEFSSIPASYLSRSLAHRGENMLHRIVLVLSKESDFPKQWIEEAREYIPVFQEMSWEEAVRKAEELGGEFPAARIVEEGFHVQAWDALVKAADPETVSFSNREFERKWCWEVLGYSEK, from the coding sequence ATGTCTAAGCTCAAACTAGTACAACTTCCGGTCCCTCCTCCGACCGCCTTTGCTGCGACGGGGAACGTTCCTTTGGCGGCGGGTTGCTTGGCTGTGTCCGCGAGAGTTAACGGCTTGGAAAAAAAAGGTTTGAGCGTGGAGGTCCTAGACCCTTTGATCACCGACCAGGAAGGCGACAGCCGATTAGCGGATCGCATCGCAAAAGACGAACCTGAATTCGTAGGTTTTTCCCTCTATCTTTGGAATTCCGAAAGGAGTCTACATCTCGCTCGGGAAGTGAAGGCTCGGTCACCTAATACGAAAATCCTGATCGGCGGTCCGGAAGTGAATTCGGATAATCCGTTTATACTGGCCGAAACAGGCTACGATATCGCAATGTCCGGCGAAGCGGAGCATACTTTTTCCTATCTATTGGAAGCTCTCTTAAAAAAAGAAGACCCAAGGTCCCTGCCGAATATCGCCTTACGAAAGGAAGACGGAAGAATGGGAGAATTTTCTCCGGAAGAGAACGCCTCGTTTCCTCTTACTAGTTATCCTTCTCCCTATTTGGAAGGATTCGTTCCGGTGGATCCCGCCAGGTCGACCTACTTGGAGACGGTACGAGGATGCAGGTCGCAGTGTACTTACTGTTTCTATCCTAAAAGCAGCAACGTGCTAAGAACTTTAGATATTCCTGAAACTGTAAAGCTATTAAAGAATCTAAAGGATAGAGGCGCTAAAGAACTCGTTTTTCTGGATCCGACATTCAATCATCGGCCCGGATTCGAGGAATTCCTGGATGCGATTATAGACGTCAATTTCGACAGGCAGATGAGTATGTTCGGAGAATTAAGATCGGAAGGGATCACCGAGAAAATTGCCGATAAACTCGCTCTGGCCGGCTTCGACAGAATCGAATTGGGCATGCAATCCATTAATAAGGAAACCTTAAAGCGTGTGAAGCGCTATGGAACTCCCGAGAAGGTCGCAGAGGCGGCTAAAATGTTGGCTGATAGAGGGATCGAACTTCTTCTGGACCTTATCATTGGTCTTCCCGGAGATTCTCCGGAGGACGTATTGAACGGAATCGAATTTTTTTACGAACACGGGCTTGGAGAATGGGTGCAGGTTTTTCCCTTATCCGTCTTACCCGGAACTGTTATGCGAAGGGATGCCCAAAGGGAAGGGCTGATTTATCTACCGAAACCTCCGTATCGGGTCATTCGAACTCCGAATTTTTCCGCCGAGGATCTGAGCTCGACCCTATTTATGTCCGAGGATCGCTTGGATCGTCGTTTGGACGAGACCCCGAGACCGTTTCTGGCGAATTATGATCCGAACTTCGATGACGTATTCTGCTTTTCACCCGAGAAAAAGAGCGATGAAGGGATTTCGGATTTAGCGAGACCCGGCGCGAGACATGTCTCTATTTGGTGGAAATCGAGAAATTTAGAAGCAACTAAAACGGAGTTTTTATCCAAATTGAAACAAAGGCTGCAAATCGACCCGTTTACGGTAACCGATCTGATCCTTTATCCCGGGCAGCCATTTTCCATAAAACTAATCAATGAAATTATAATGGAATTTTCCAGCATTCCCGCATCTTATTTGTCTCGATCTTTGGCTCATAGAGGCGAGAATATGCTTCACCGTATCGTGCTAGTATTGTCCAAGGAATCCGATTTCCCGAAGCAATGGATAGAAGAAGCTCGGGAATATATACCTGTTTTTCAAGAGATGAGCTGGGAAGAAGCGGTTCGGAAGGCGGAGGAACTTGGGGGAGAATTTCCGGCTGCGAGGATAGTCGAAGAGGGTTTTCATGTTCAAGCCTGGGACGCTCTCGTAAAGGCGGCGGATCCCGAAACCGTTTCGTTTTCGAATCGTGAGTTCGAAAGAAAATGGTGTTGGGAAGTCCTCGGATACTCGGAGAAATAG
- a CDS encoding DUF86 domain-containing protein, which yields MQRDFGAYLQDIVDSINEIEKFTAGINSKSIFLNNIEKKRAVERDIEIIGEAVKKLPDSIRSLHPEIEWKKIAGIRDILAHGYFSIDDDIIWDIVKNRLASLKEACSDLLKHPDY from the coding sequence ATGCAGCGTGATTTTGGCGCCTACTTGCAAGATATTGTTGATAGCATTAATGAAATTGAGAAATTTACCGCCGGAATCAATTCGAAATCTATCTTCCTTAATAATATAGAAAAGAAACGAGCTGTTGAACGTGATATAGAAATTATCGGTGAAGCAGTCAAAAAACTCCCTGATAGTATTCGTAGTTTACATCCTGAAATCGAATGGAAGAAAATAGCCGGTATACGGGATATTTTAGCACATGGTTATTTCTCAATTGATGATGATATTATTTGGGATATTGTTAAGAATCGCTTAGCCTCATTGAAAGAAGCTTGCTCTGATCTTTTGAAGCATCCTGATTATTAG
- a CDS encoding BrnT family toxin, with translation MSEIDFEWDPTKSSANKRKHGISFEEAKTVFFDENARVINDPEHSEDEERFVILGFSYKLNLLMVSHCYRSSKDIIRIISARKATKSESKQYEAFL, from the coding sequence ATGTCAGAAATTGACTTTGAATGGGATCCGACAAAAAGCTCAGCTAATAAAAGAAAACATGGAATATCATTCGAAGAAGCTAAGACTGTTTTTTTCGATGAAAACGCAAGGGTGATTAATGATCCGGAACATTCAGAAGATGAAGAAAGGTTCGTTATTTTGGGATTTAGCTATAAACTGAATCTATTAATGGTCTCTCATTGTTACCGATCATCAAAAGATATCATACGAATTATTTCTGCACGAAAAGCTACAAAATCGGAATCTAAACAATACGAGGCATTTTTATGA
- a CDS encoding helix-hairpin-helix domain-containing protein: MGSEKSLVLKEFRTLPGVGKVIAEDLWNLGLRSKQELSKKNPEFLFEELCKLQGTRVDRCMLYVFRCAVYVSSTELPEPEKMKWWSWKD; this comes from the coding sequence GTGGGTTCGGAAAAAAGTCTCGTTCTTAAGGAATTTCGTACCTTACCAGGAGTGGGTAAGGTTATAGCGGAGGATCTATGGAATCTAGGTCTACGAAGTAAGCAGGAATTATCGAAGAAGAATCCGGAGTTTCTCTTCGAAGAGCTTTGTAAACTTCAGGGAACCCGAGTGGATCGATGTATGCTGTACGTATTTCGTTGCGCCGTTTATGTTTCCTCTACCGAATTACCCGAACCCGAGAAAATGAAATGGTGGAGTTGGAAGGATTAA
- a CDS encoding STAS domain-containing protein, with protein sequence MAETPLNLDSQEFDHDAPELGVFLDPSNNPPGLANEAIVIKITGEINLYSAQIMKEKFFHLLDRGFLYLLVNMENVKYIDSSGLGVFMATHSRLVKSGKGGIAVFAPSSQVNKILELTKLKNLIRVGSTSTEAWKLLSP encoded by the coding sequence ATGGCGGAAACTCCACTTAATTTAGATAGTCAGGAATTCGATCATGATGCCCCCGAATTGGGGGTATTTTTGGATCCGAGTAATAATCCGCCTGGACTTGCCAACGAGGCTATTGTCATAAAGATCACCGGGGAAATAAACCTATATTCGGCTCAGATTATGAAGGAAAAATTCTTTCATCTGCTCGACCGGGGATTTTTATACTTATTGGTAAACATGGAGAATGTGAAATACATAGACTCGTCCGGTTTGGGCGTGTTTATGGCGACTCATTCCAGACTCGTGAAATCGGGAAAAGGAGGCATCGCGGTTTTTGCTCCTTCTTCCCAAGTGAATAAAATTCTAGAACTTACAAAACTGAAAAACCTGATTCGCGTCGGTTCCACTTCTACCGAAGCCTGGAAACTACTCTCTCCATAA
- a CDS encoding uracil-DNA glycosylase family protein, translating to MIAPKEFQKHIDTLLHCRLCPKMEGNPVQGCVPRSKILSLGQAPGIHEERFGRPFAYTAGKTLFKWFASIGVEEELYRSKVTMSAVCRCFPGKAKSGDRKPDASEIENCSRYLEFEVRFNRPELIIPIGKLAIDQMSDDKKYKLDDVIGKKFRRKFHGVELDWIPLPHPSGLNVWNHTAEGKILIAKALDLIRTHPIVKQELVQKSR from the coding sequence ATGATCGCACCTAAAGAATTTCAGAAACACATAGACACGCTTCTCCATTGCAGACTTTGCCCGAAAATGGAGGGTAATCCCGTTCAAGGATGCGTCCCTCGATCGAAAATTCTTAGTCTTGGACAGGCGCCGGGAATTCACGAAGAAAGATTCGGAAGGCCGTTTGCATACACTGCCGGAAAAACCTTATTTAAATGGTTTGCCTCGATCGGAGTGGAAGAGGAACTCTATCGCTCTAAAGTAACTATGTCGGCGGTCTGCAGATGTTTTCCCGGAAAAGCAAAAAGCGGAGACCGTAAACCGGACGCCTCCGAAATCGAAAATTGCTCGAGATATTTGGAGTTCGAAGTTCGTTTTAATCGGCCGGAGTTAATCATTCCGATAGGCAAATTAGCGATCGATCAAATGTCGGATGATAAAAAATACAAATTGGACGACGTGATCGGAAAGAAATTTCGCAGAAAATTTCACGGAGTAGAGTTGGATTGGATTCCATTGCCTCACCCATCGGGGTTGAACGTTTGGAATCATACCGCTGAGGGCAAGATATTGATCGCTAAAGCCTTGGATTTGATTCGCACTCATCCGATCGTAAAGCAAGAACTAGTCCAGAAATCGCGGTAA